CAGCCCCTCGTCGCTGGTGTCCATGCCGGCGTACCGCTCCTTCTCAGCTTCGGAGTAGGTGATTGTCCACGCCGGGCCGCCGGCGGCCGCGACGATGTCGTCGAGCGGCGCCACCTCCAGCGGGCCGTCGTCACTCCCGACGTACACAACCTCGTCCTCGACGAACGTCTCGTATCTGTCCATGGACAGCCCCCACCGAACGACTGTGTCAAAGTATGCCATCACAATAGCCGTTGCCCCACCTCGAACCGACTGGCAATGATCACGGTCTGTCTTGCAACCGCATCTCTCAGTCTCGGGGATATCCGTTGGCCTGCACAATCGGTATACAACTGCCGTTTATCATGGAAGATATGGTTGAGTTCGGACCCCGCGACCGCGAGGCTGTCTACAAGGCCATCTATTCGCGACGGGACATCAGGCGATTTGTCGATGATCCCGTTCCAGAGGAAGCACTGGCACGGATTCTGGATGCAGCACACAACGCACCCAGCGTCGGGTTCTCGCAACCGTGGGACTTCGTTGTGATTGAGGATGAGCAGACGAAATCAGCGGTCGCGTCGATTGCCGAACGGGCGATAGCTGCCGCCCGTGAAGGCTATACAGAGCCGCGCAAATCAGAGTTCGGCCAGCTGAAACTGGAGGGGATAACCGATGCCCCGGTGAATATCTGTGTCACCTGTGACCCTACTCGTGATGCACCGCACGTTCTCGGCCGGAACACGATGCAGCGGATGGACGTCTATTCGACGTGTCTTGCCGTGCAAAACCTCTGGCTCGCTGCCCGTACCGAGGGTATCGGTGTCGGCTGGGTCTCGTTTCTGTATCCCCACGAACTCCGTGATGTATTGAACATTCCGCACCACGTCCAGCCCGTCGCCTACCTCTGTGTCGGATACCCAGCGGATGGCTTCCCCGCTGAACCGGTACTGCAACAGGAAGGCTGGCGTCGTCGCATCGACAGAACGGAACTGATCCACTACGACGAGTGGGACCCCAGTCGGACACCCGAAACGCAGTCATAACGGCTTCGGCGACCGAACCTCCGGTCGATCCCACACGAGATATGGAAGCCTGTGCGAACGATCTCTCGGAACGATTTCGAACGGTTTCGCCCGCATCCAGATCTGTACCACAGTTGATGGGCGTCTGACGGAGAGTTATGGGGCCTGCGCGTCTCCATCCTGACAGAAACGCATGGCAGAGACCGAACAGATAACCGTCGCGACGACAAGCGCGGGGCCGGGTGGGACCGGGGAACCGGGAGAGACAGTCAATCTCCCGGTGGTGGAACTGCTGACCGGCCGGGGGTTCATCACCGGTAAGAGCGGGTCCGGGAAGAGTAACACGGCGAGCGTCATTGCCGAGAAACTGCTCGACAACGGCTTTGGCCTGCTTATCGTCGATATCGACGGCGAGTACTACGGCCTGAAAGAGGAGTACGAGATCCTCCACGTCGGCGGCGACGAGGAGTGTGACATTCAGGTCACCGAGGACCACGCCGGCAAGATTGCCTCGCTGGCGCTGGAACAGAACGTCCCGATCATTCTGGACATCTCGTCGTTCCTCGACGAAGAGGAGGCCGAGACACTGCTGACCGAAGTGGCCAAGCAGCTGTTCGCCAAGGCGAAAAAGCAGAAACAGCCGTTCCTGATGCTCGTCGAGGAGTGCCACGAGTGGATGCCCGAGAAGGGGTCGATGGGTGAGGTCGGGAAGATGCTCATCAAGATCGGGAAGCGCGGCCGGAAACACGGGCTGGGCATCGTCGGCATCAGCCAGCGCCCCGCCGACGTAAAGAAGGACTACATCACCCAGTGTGATTGGCTCGTCTGGCACCGTCTGACTTGGAACAACGACACGAAGGTGGTCGGGCGCATCCTCGACAACAAGTATGCCGACGCCGTCGAAGACTTAGACGACGGCGAGGCGTTCATGATGAACGACTGGGCCGAGCAGGTCAGTCGGGTCCAGTTCCATCGCAAGCAGACGTTCGACGCCGGCGCGACGCCCGGCCTCGACGACTTCGAGCGGCCCGAGCTCAAGTCCGTCAGCGACGACCTCGTCTCCGAACTGGAGACCATCAGCGAGGAACAACAGGCGACGGAGAACCGCATCAAGGAACTCCGCGAGGAGCTGGACAAGAAGAACTCCCGCATCGCCGAACTGGAGGCGGAACTGCAAGACGCCAGAGACCTCTCTCGGATGGCCGAGCAGTTCACCGAAGCCATGCTGGATCAGGCCGAGGACTACAACCCCGGCCGGACGGAACAGGAGAAGATGCGCCGCCAGCACGAACGGTTTGCCGACCAGCCGGCGTCGGACGACGAGGCAGACGACGATGGCTCCCGTAACGAGCAGTCCGCGGAGTCGGACGAAACAGCCGATGCCACGTCCGGCGGCGGGTTCGGTGACGCGTTCAGTGCCTTCGCCGAGGACGGGGCCGCGATGAACGGTGGCAGCGCCGGGGACGGTGCGGCGTCGAACGGCGATAGCGCGGAAGCGGCGTCGAACGACGACGGTGCGGACCACAAGCCGGCGACGAACGGCCACGCCGCAACCGACGACGTAGCGACGACCGGCGCAAGCGCAGACGGCGGTGCAACGACGGTGTCCGCCAACGGTCACAGTGAATCCGACGACACAGCTGCTGCGAACGAAACTGATGACGCACAGCTGAAAGCGGCCATCGCCGAGGCCGTCGAAGCGGAGCAGACAGACGGAGCGGACGCATCGTCTGCCGACGAGACCACGGCGTTCGACGGTCCCGCCGTCTACGGCGACCTCCACGCCGACATCGAGGAGTTGGACCGAAAGACCCGCCGGATGCTCGCGTACTACCGCGAGCAAGGGCCCGGGACGCCGCTGAACGCCCACTTCTCGGCTGGCGGGTCCGGCGACCGGACCGCGGCCTACGCACGGAACAGAGAACTCAGACTCCGCGGGCTGGTCGAACACGTCGGCCGCGGAAAGTACGACACTCGGTTGACCGCGCTGGTTCGAGCGGAGAGCGACCGCCGACTCGACGAAGACGAGGTAGAATCGGTTGTCGCTCGACTCGAATCGATGTTTCTGGACGGAACTGACGAGTGAAAAGCTAGTTCTTCGGTACCGGTGCTTCTACAGGAGCGGTTCGACGAGGTCTTCGAGCGCCGCGCGCGGGTCGTCGGCCTTTGCGACGCCGCTCGCCAGCAGAACGCCGCTCGCGCCGAGATCGCTCGCCGAGACGAGGTCCTCACCGGTGGAGATGCCAGCGCCACAGAGCACGTCCACGTCGCCGTTGACGCGGGCAGCGGCGTCGACTGCGCCGGTCACGATGTCCGGGTCGGCCTTGCTGACGGGCGTGCCGGTTCCGATGAGTTCCGGCGGCTCGACGGCGACGCCGTCGGGGTCGAGCGCGGCGGCCGCGCCGATCTGTGCGGGATTGTTCGCACAGACGATGGTTTCGAGGTCCGCGCGGTCGGCGGCATCCAGCGCGCCGTCGATATCCGCGAGCTTGAGTCGGTTCTCGGAGTGGTTCAGGAGCGTCCCGACAGCGCCGGCATCTGCGGCGGCCTCGGCGAGGGTACTGCCGGTGTGGCTGCCGTGCTCGACGGCGCTGACGTGCTGGGCCCACGTCTCGACGCCGGTTTCCGCGACAGCGCCGATTTGTGCGGCCTGTGGCGCGACAGCGACGCGAACGCCGGAGTCGTCGCTCACGTCAGCAGCGGCGGTTGCTACCTCGACTGGGTCACATGGGTACGCCTTCAGATTGACAAGGACGAACATACGAAACGCACCGGTTGCTGTCGGGAAATAGGTTGCGAAGCCGCCGTTTGGCGTGCC
The Haloarcula sp. CBA1129 genome window above contains:
- the tpiA gene encoding triose-phosphate isomerase, whose amino-acid sequence is MFVLVNLKAYPCDPVEVATAAADVSDDSGVRVAVAPQAAQIGAVAETGVETWAQHVSAVEHGSHTGSTLAEAAADAGAVGTLLNHSENRLKLADIDGALDAADRADLETIVCANNPAQIGAAAALDPDGVAVEPPELIGTGTPVSKADPDIVTGAVDAAARVNGDVDVLCGAGISTGEDLVSASDLGASGVLLASGVAKADDPRAALEDLVEPLL
- a CDS encoding ATP-binding protein, which encodes MAETEQITVATTSAGPGGTGEPGETVNLPVVELLTGRGFITGKSGSGKSNTASVIAEKLLDNGFGLLIVDIDGEYYGLKEEYEILHVGGDEECDIQVTEDHAGKIASLALEQNVPIILDISSFLDEEEAETLLTEVAKQLFAKAKKQKQPFLMLVEECHEWMPEKGSMGEVGKMLIKIGKRGRKHGLGIVGISQRPADVKKDYITQCDWLVWHRLTWNNDTKVVGRILDNKYADAVEDLDDGEAFMMNDWAEQVSRVQFHRKQTFDAGATPGLDDFERPELKSVSDDLVSELETISEEQQATENRIKELREELDKKNSRIAELEAELQDARDLSRMAEQFTEAMLDQAEDYNPGRTEQEKMRRQHERFADQPASDDEADDDGSRNEQSAESDETADATSGGGFGDAFSAFAEDGAAMNGGSAGDGAASNGDSAEAASNDDGADHKPATNGHAATDDVATTGASADGGATTVSANGHSESDDTAAANETDDAQLKAAIAEAVEAEQTDGADASSADETTAFDGPAVYGDLHADIEELDRKTRRMLAYYREQGPGTPLNAHFSAGGSGDRTAAYARNRELRLRGLVEHVGRGKYDTRLTALVRAESDRRLDEDEVESVVARLESMFLDGTDE
- the bluB gene encoding 5,6-dimethylbenzimidazole synthase, whose product is MVEFGPRDREAVYKAIYSRRDIRRFVDDPVPEEALARILDAAHNAPSVGFSQPWDFVVIEDEQTKSAVASIAERAIAAAREGYTEPRKSEFGQLKLEGITDAPVNICVTCDPTRDAPHVLGRNTMQRMDVYSTCLAVQNLWLAARTEGIGVGWVSFLYPHELRDVLNIPHHVQPVAYLCVGYPADGFPAEPVLQQEGWRRRIDRTELIHYDEWDPSRTPETQS